The region AATCGAACTCATCTCTTCGGCAGCCGAAGCCAATTGCCCGGAAGCTTCGGAGATGTTCTGCAAGGTGGTCTTGAGGTTCATCTGCATGGCCGCCGTGGACTGCTGAAGCGCCGTTAGCTCATCCTTGCCATCCACGGTAATCGCCACGCGTAGGTCGCCTTCAGCGATCTTCGCGGTCGATACGAGCAATTCACGTACCGGTTTAATGATACTGCGGGTAAACAGGCCGGCGACTGCCACGGCCAACAGCAGTGAAACCGCCATCAGCCCCCAGGTAAACAGACGCGTCGCAGTGTGCTCGCTGGCGGCGACCTGCACGGCCTGCTGCGAGCCGCGCTCGTTCAACTGGATCAATTCGCTGATCGAACCCTGTACCTTTACGGCGATGGGGCTCAGCACGTCATGCATGTAGACCGCGAGCCGTGCAGCGTCCCCTGTGGCAGCGATCGCAAGAAAGCCGTCGACCTGCTGGTTGTAACTTCGAATACCACCGAGGACCTCGTCATATTTAGCCTGCTCCTCGGCACTCGACACCATGGCCGCATAACTCTCGGCGACCTTGGTCAGGTCCGCCCGGATGCTCTGGATTGTCTCCGGTGAGCCTTGAGTTTTCATGACCACGTCCATCGCAAAGCCGCGCAACTCCAGGCGCAGCTTATACAGGGCGGAGTCGATTTTCCCGGCCAGACGAACACTCGGCAGCCAGTTGGTTTCAATTTCAACCGTCGAGGCATAAATGGTATCGACTTTTACCAGCGTCATGCCCCCCTGAATTAATAGCAGAAGGCACACGACGCCAAAACAAAGGGCGGCACGGAGGTTTAACTTTAAGGATCTCATGGACATAGCTACTCACCTCTTGCCTGGTCTTATTAGTTAAGTGGCTTATAGCTACCATCGTGTGTAGTCATGTGTGAAAAATATGTGAGCACTCACGTAAAAATTTATTATTTCGGCAAACAACGTTCAGACTTTTCTGTTACTTAGCTAACAAACAAAGTTGCCCCACCCTTGCGTACAACCCGCCAGGTCATTCGACTTCAGCCTCTTCACTAAGTAGCGAATACATCGCATTACAGGAGCGATCACAGTTTCGGCCGACCGTTTCCAGGTGGCGTTTCAATGACGCACTGATCGGCGGCGGCAGGCAACTTAGCGTTTCGATCAGCGCGGCCATATCTTCCAGTGCTGCGGCAATAGAAAGCTGAGTTAGATTAAAGTCGTAGAGCGCACGGCATATTAATTGCTGATTATCCATGACGTATCCCGCCATTTAAAAATTCAGCTTAGCAGGTGCATTGGAACGCTCAGATGAAAGTCCTGATTATATTGATGAGCATCAATAAAAAGATGGAAACGTCTCTGGACACGGTCAGCATTTGACTCGGCAGCGCAACTTAGCGCCGCCGTCTACCTTTAATCAGACCATCAAGCCATCCGGCGGCAAAGGCAACGCCGTCTTATAACGCACTTGTTTGAGCGCAAAGCTTGAGCGGATGTTGGCTACGCCCAGTACCTTGGTCAGAAAGTCCATCATGAAGCGTTCCAGTGACTGGATTGTCGGCACCAGCACGCGGATCAGGTAATCGGGGTCGCCAGCCATCAGGTAGCACTCCATCACTTCCGGGCGGTCCGAGATTGCGCCTTCAAACTGCTGCAAGGCCAGTTCATTCTGCTTTTCCAGGCTGACGTGGATGAACACGTTGACGTGCAGCCCGAGCAAATCCGCGTCGAGCAGCGTGACCTGGTCGCGTATCAGGCCCAATTCCTCCATCGCCTTGACCCGGTTGAAACACGGTGTGGGTGACAGGTTGACCGAGCGAGCCAGGTCGGCGTTGGTGATGCGGGCGTTCTCCTGCAAGGCGTTGAGAATGCCGATATCGGTACGGTCCAGTTTGCGCATGAGACAAAATCACCTGTTTTTTATGGTTATGCAGTTTTTTTATCCGCAAATGATCGCGAGCGCAACGAAACACAGATAAATATTCTTCTACGCCACGCCTATGATGTTTGTAGGACAAGATTTCTCCTACCCGGAGACTGACTGTCAGCTAGCGCGCCCACTACAAGAATTCACAAGATCGAGCGTAGAAAGCCATGAATCAGCCATATGCACCATTGCGCCTGCACGTTCCCGAACCCTCGGGCCGCCCAGGCTGCAAGACCGACTTTACCTACCTGCGTCTGACCGACGCCGGCCTGGTGCGCAAACCCGCCATCGATGTAGAACCCGCCGACACCGCCGACCTGGCAAAAGGCCTGATTCGCGTGCTCGACGACCAGGGCCAGGCCCTTGGCCCGTGGGGCGAAGGCGTACCGGTCGAGATCCTGCGCAAGGGCATGCGCGCCATGCTCAAGACGCGGATTTTCGACAACCGCATGGTGGTCGCCCAACGTCAGAAAAAAATGTCGTTCTACATGCAAAGCCTTGGCGAAGAAGCCATCGGCAGCGCCCAGGCCCTGGCCTTGAACATCGACGACATGTGCTTCCCCACCTATCGTCAGCAAAGCATCCTGATGGCCCGGGAAGTGCCGCTTGTCGACCTGATCTGCCAACTGCTGTCCAACGAGCGCGACCCGCTCAAGGGCCGTCAGTTGCCGATCATGTATTCGGTCAAAGACGCCGGTTTCTTCACGATTTCCGGCAACCTTGCCACCCAATTCGTACAGGGCGTGGGCTGGGGCATGGCCTCGGCGATCAAGGGTGATACCAAGATCGCCTCGGCCTGGATTGGCGACGGCGCCACCGCCGAATCCGACTTTCACACCGCCCTCACCTTCGCCCACGTCTACCGTGCGCCGGTGATTCTCAACGTGGTCAACAACCAGTGGGCCATCTCCACCTTCCAGGCCATCGCCGGCGGTGAAGCCACCACCTTCGCCGGACGCGGCGTCGGCTGCGGTATCGCCTCCCTGCGTGTGGACGGCAACGATTTTATCGCGGTGTACGCCGCCTCAGCCTGGGCTGCCGAGCGCGCGCGCCGCAACCTCGGGCCAACCCTGATCGAGTGGGTCACCTACCGCGCCGGTCCACACTCCACCTCCGATGACCCTTCCAAATATCGCCCCGCCGATGACTGGAGCCACTTCCCGTTAGGCGACCCGATTGCCCGTCTCAAGCAGCACCTGATCAAGATTGGCCAGTGGTCCGAAGAGGAACACGCGGCGGTCAGTGCCGAACTTGAAGCCGAAGTCATTGCGGCACAAAAAGAAGCCGAACAGTACGGCACCCTGGCCGGTGGCCAGATTCCAAGCGCCGCGACCATGTTCGAAGACGTCTATAAAGAGATGCCGGAGCACTTGAAGCGCCAGCGTCAAGAGTTGGGGATCTGACATGAACGATCACAACAACAGCATTGAACTGGAAACCGCCATGACCACCACCACCATGACCATGATCCAGGCCCTGCGCTCGGCCATGGATGTGATGCTTGAGCGTGACGACAATGTGGTGGTCTTCGGCCAGGACGTCGGATACTTCGGCGGCGTGTTCCGTTGCACCGAAGGGTTGCAGAACAAGTACGGCAGCTCGCGGGTCTTCGACGCGCCGATCTCGGAAAGCGGCATCGTCGGCGTGGCCGTGGGCATGGGTGCCTACGGCCTGCGCCCGGTCGCGGAAATCCAGTTCGCCGACTACGTGTACCCCGCCACCGACCAGATCATCTCGGAAGCGGCGCGCCTGCGTTATCGTTCGGCCGGCCAGTTCACTGCCCCGCTGACCATGCGCATGCCTTGCGGCGGCGGCATTTACGGCGGCCAGACCCACAGCCAGAGTATCGAAGCGGTGTTCACTCAAGTCTGCGGCCTGCGCACGGTAATGCCGTCCAACCCGTATGACGCCAAGGGCCTGCTGATCGCCTCCATCGAAAACGATGACCCGGTGATCTTCCTCGAGCCCAAGCGCTTGTACAACGGCCCGTTCGATGGCCACCACGATCGCCCGGTCACGTCGTGGTCGAAACACCCGCTAGCACAAGTGCCGGACGGTTACTACACCGTGCCGCTGGACGTCGCCGCTATCGTGCGCCCCGGCTCGGCCGTCACCGTGCTGACCTACGGCACCACGGTGTATGTGTCGCAAGTGGCCGCCGAAGAAACCGGCATCGACGCCGAAGTCATCGACCTGCGTAGCCTGTGGCCGCTCGACCTGGAAACCATCGTCAAGTCGGTGAAGAAGACCGGTCGTTGCGTGGTGGTGCATGAAGCCACCCGCACCTGCGGCTTTGGTGCCGAGCTGGTAGCGCTGGTGCAAGAGCATTGCTTCCACCACCTGGAAGCGCCGATCGAACGCGTCACTGGTTGGGACACACCCTACCCGCACGCGCAAGAGTGGGCGTATTTCCCAGGGCCGTCCCGAGTGGGCGCGGCGTTGAAACGGGTTATGGAGGTCTGAATGGGCACGCACGTTATCAAGATGCCGGACATTGGCGAAGGCATCGCAGAAGTTGAACTGTCGGTATGGCACGTGAAGGTTGGCGACCTGGTGGTTGAAGACCAGGTGCTCGCGGATGTGATGACCGACAAGGCGATGGTGGACATTCCCTCGCCGGTGCACGGCAAAGTGATTTCCCTCGGCGGCGCGCCGGGTGAAGTCATGGCCGTGGGCAGTATTTTGATCAGCATCGAAGTGGAAGGCGCGGGCAATGCAAAAGAGGCGCCGGCAGTGGCTGAACCGGTAAAAGCGGTACCGGCGCCGGTGGCGGAAGCCAAGCCTGCGCCAGCCGCCAGTAAACCCGCGCCGGTCGTGGCGACTCAAGCACCTATGGCCCGCGAAGCCGACGAACGCCCACTGGCCTCCCCTGCCGTGCGCAAGCATGCGCTGGATGCCGGGATTCAGCTGCGTCTGGTCCAGGGCACTGGCCCGGCGGGCCGCATTTTGCACGAAGACCTGGAGGCTTACTTGCTTCAGGGTCCGGCAAAATCGTCTGCGGCGAGCAACCCTTACGCCGAACGCAACAGCGAAGAACAGATCCCGGTGATCGGCATGCGCCGCAAGATCGCCCAGCGTATGCAGGACGCCACCCGCCGCGCCGCGCATTTCAGCTACGTGGAAGAAATCGACGTCACCGCCCTCGACGAGCTGCGCGTGCACCTCAATGAGAAACATGGCGCTACACGCGGCAAGCTGACCCTGCTGCCATTCATCGTGCGCGCCATGGTCGTGGCGCTGCGCGATTTCCCACAGATCAACGCGCGTTACGACGACGAAAACCAGGTCATCACCCGCCTCGGCGCGGTGCATGTAGGCGTCGCCACCCAGAGCGACGTGGGCTTGATGGTGCCGGTGGTGCGCCACGCCGAAGCACGCAGCCTGTGGCGCAATGCCGAGGAAATCGCACGTTTGGCCACCGCTGCACGCAATGGCAAAGCCAGCCGTGATGAGCTGTCCGGCTCCACCATTACCTTGACCAGCCTCGGCGCGCTGGGCGGCATCGTCAGCACTCCCGTGCTGAACCTGCCGGAAGTGGCGATTGTCGGCGTCAACCGCATTGTCGAGCGGCCAATGGTCATCAAAGGCCAAATCGTGGTGCGCAAGATGATGAACCTCTCCAGTTCCTTCGATCACCGCGTGGTCGACGGCATGGACGCGGCGCAATTCATCCAGGCCATTCGCGGCCTGCTCGAACAACCCGCCAGCCTGTTTTTGGAGTAAGGCATGTCTCAGACATTGAACACGACGCTGCTGATTATCGGCGGCGGCCCTGGTGGTTATGTGGCCGCGATTCGGGCGGGTCAACTGGGTATCCCGACCATTTTGGTAGAAGGCCAGGCGCTGGGCGGCACGTGCCTGAATATCGGCTGCATTCCGTCCAAGGCGTTGATCCATGTGGCCGAGCAGTTCCAGCAAACCGTGCACCATAGCCAGGGCTCACAGTTGGGCATCGAAGTGGATGTGCCGACCCTGGACATCCGCAAAAGCGTGGAATGGAAAGATGGCATCGTCGACCGATTGACCACCGGCGTTGCCGCGCTGCTGAAGAAGCACAAAGTGCAGGTGATCCACGGCTGGGCCAAAGTAGTGGACGGCAAAACCGTCGACGTCGGCGACCAGCGCATCCAATGCGAACACCTGCTGCTGGCCACCGGTTCGAAAAGCGTCAACTTGCCGATGCTGCCAATTGGCGGGCCGATCATCTCCTCTACCGAAGCGCTGGCGCCCACCCGCGTCCCCAAGCGACTGGTTGTGGTGGGTGGCGGCTATATTGGCCTGGAGCTGGGCATTGCCTACCGCAAGCTCGGTGCCGAGGTCAGTGTGGTCGAGGCGCAGGAACGTATCCTGCCCGCTTACGACGGCGAGCTGACACTGCCCGTGGCAGAATCCCTCAAGCAGTTGGGCGTCAAGCTGTACCTCAAGCACAGCGTGACCGGTTTTGAGAACAACAGCCTGCAAGTGCGTGACCCGAATGGCGACACCCTGTCGCTGGAGACGGATCAGGTGCTGATGGCCGTGGGTCGCAAACCCAACACCCAGGGCTGGAACCTCGAAGCGCTGAACCTGGAGATGAACGGTTCGGCGATCAAGATCGACAGCCGTTGCCAGACCAGCATGCGCAACGTGTATGCCATCGGCGACGTAAGCGGCGAGCCGATGTTGGCGCACCGGGCCATGGCCCAGGGTGAAATGGTTGCCGAACTGATCAGCGGTAAATCCCGCGAATTCAACCCGGCGGCCATCCCGGCGGTGTGCTTTACCGACCCGGAACTGGTGGTGGTCGGCAAGACCCCGGACGAAGCCAAGGCGGCGGGCCTGGACTGTATCGTGTCGAGCTTCCCGTTTGCGGCCAATGGCCGGGCAATGACGCTGGAGTCTAAAACCGGCTTCGTGCGTGTGGTCGCGCGACGTGACAACCACCTGATTGTCGGCTGGCAGGCCGTAGGCGTGGGTGTGTCGGAACTGTCCACGGCCTTCGGCCTGAGCCTGGAAATGGGCGCGCGCCTGGAAGACGTGGCAGGCACCATCCACGCCCACCCGACCCTCGGCGAAGCTGTGCAGGAAGCTGCTTTAAGGGCCTTGGGTCACGCGCTGCACCTTTAAAACCGCGGTGAGGCCATCGCGGGCAAGCCCGACTCCCACAGAGGAATACATTCCAAAGGTGGCAGCTGGCTTGCCTGCGATAGCGGTGGATCAGCCAACACACCTGCTGAATGGCCCGCCCACCCGCTCCCACACCGGCCAAGAATGAAGTATTGTTGCGCCCATCCAGAAAAAAACCGACAAGCCTGTCTTCGACCAGGCGGTTGACCAGAGATAGAGGGTGTCATGGGTAACGAAAGCATCAATTGGGACAAGCTGGGTTTTGACTACATCAAGACCGACAAGCGGTTTCTCCAGGTCTGGAAAAACGGCGAATGGCAAGCCGGCACCCTGACCGACGACAACGTGCTGCACATCAGCGAGGGCTCCACTGCCCTGCACTATGGCCAGCAGTGCTTTGAAGGCCTCAAGGCCTACCGCTGCAAGGACGGTTCGATCAACCTGTTCCGTCCTGACCAGAACGCCGC is a window of Pseudomonas antarctica DNA encoding:
- a CDS encoding methyl-accepting chemotaxis protein, whose translation is MSMRSLKLNLRAALCFGVVCLLLLIQGGMTLVKVDTIYASTVEIETNWLPSVRLAGKIDSALYKLRLELRGFAMDVVMKTQGSPETIQSIRADLTKVAESYAAMVSSAEEQAKYDEVLGGIRSYNQQVDGFLAIAATGDAARLAVYMHDVLSPIAVKVQGSISELIQLNERGSQQAVQVAASEHTATRLFTWGLMAVSLLLAVAVAGLFTRSIIKPVRELLVSTAKIAEGDLRVAITVDGKDELTALQQSTAAMQMNLKTTLQNISEASGQLASAAEEMSSITRESSAGIERQSQETDQAATAVNQMTAAVEEVARNAVSASQSTQDSQRSAKIGQERVTQTIAAIEKLSTTVQQTGVEVEGLARQAQDIARVVEVIRSIAEQTNLLALNAAIEAARAGEQGRGFAVVADEVRALAHRTQTSTQEIEQMIAKIQTCSSDAVASMSMNRSEAVDSLKIAHEAGQAILQITEAIADINDRNLLIATASEEQAHVARSVDQNLISIRDLSIQSSSAAGQTSIASHELSKLAMDLKHIVARFSIA
- a CDS encoding 3-methyl-2-oxobutanoate dehydrogenase (2-methylpropanoyl-transferring) subunit alpha; this translates as MNQPYAPLRLHVPEPSGRPGCKTDFTYLRLTDAGLVRKPAIDVEPADTADLAKGLIRVLDDQGQALGPWGEGVPVEILRKGMRAMLKTRIFDNRMVVAQRQKKMSFYMQSLGEEAIGSAQALALNIDDMCFPTYRQQSILMAREVPLVDLICQLLSNERDPLKGRQLPIMYSVKDAGFFTISGNLATQFVQGVGWGMASAIKGDTKIASAWIGDGATAESDFHTALTFAHVYRAPVILNVVNNQWAISTFQAIAGGEATTFAGRGVGCGIASLRVDGNDFIAVYAASAWAAERARRNLGPTLIEWVTYRAGPHSTSDDPSKYRPADDWSHFPLGDPIARLKQHLIKIGQWSEEEHAAVSAELEAEVIAAQKEAEQYGTLAGGQIPSAATMFEDVYKEMPEHLKRQRQELGI
- a CDS encoding alpha-ketoacid dehydrogenase subunit beta, translating into MNDHNNSIELETAMTTTTMTMIQALRSAMDVMLERDDNVVVFGQDVGYFGGVFRCTEGLQNKYGSSRVFDAPISESGIVGVAVGMGAYGLRPVAEIQFADYVYPATDQIISEAARLRYRSAGQFTAPLTMRMPCGGGIYGGQTHSQSIEAVFTQVCGLRTVMPSNPYDAKGLLIASIENDDPVIFLEPKRLYNGPFDGHHDRPVTSWSKHPLAQVPDGYYTVPLDVAAIVRPGSAVTVLTYGTTVYVSQVAAEETGIDAEVIDLRSLWPLDLETIVKSVKKTGRCVVVHEATRTCGFGAELVALVQEHCFHHLEAPIERVTGWDTPYPHAQEWAYFPGPSRVGAALKRVMEV
- a CDS encoding dihydrolipoamide acetyltransferase family protein; the protein is MGTHVIKMPDIGEGIAEVELSVWHVKVGDLVVEDQVLADVMTDKAMVDIPSPVHGKVISLGGAPGEVMAVGSILISIEVEGAGNAKEAPAVAEPVKAVPAPVAEAKPAPAASKPAPVVATQAPMAREADERPLASPAVRKHALDAGIQLRLVQGTGPAGRILHEDLEAYLLQGPAKSSAASNPYAERNSEEQIPVIGMRRKIAQRMQDATRRAAHFSYVEEIDVTALDELRVHLNEKHGATRGKLTLLPFIVRAMVVALRDFPQINARYDDENQVITRLGAVHVGVATQSDVGLMVPVVRHAEARSLWRNAEEIARLATAARNGKASRDELSGSTITLTSLGALGGIVSTPVLNLPEVAIVGVNRIVERPMVIKGQIVVRKMMNLSSSFDHRVVDGMDAAQFIQAIRGLLEQPASLFLE
- the lpdA gene encoding dihydrolipoyl dehydrogenase, which translates into the protein MSQTLNTTLLIIGGGPGGYVAAIRAGQLGIPTILVEGQALGGTCLNIGCIPSKALIHVAEQFQQTVHHSQGSQLGIEVDVPTLDIRKSVEWKDGIVDRLTTGVAALLKKHKVQVIHGWAKVVDGKTVDVGDQRIQCEHLLLATGSKSVNLPMLPIGGPIISSTEALAPTRVPKRLVVVGGGYIGLELGIAYRKLGAEVSVVEAQERILPAYDGELTLPVAESLKQLGVKLYLKHSVTGFENNSLQVRDPNGDTLSLETDQVLMAVGRKPNTQGWNLEALNLEMNGSAIKIDSRCQTSMRNVYAIGDVSGEPMLAHRAMAQGEMVAELISGKSREFNPAAIPAVCFTDPELVVVGKTPDEAKAAGLDCIVSSFPFAANGRAMTLESKTGFVRVVARRDNHLIVGWQAVGVGVSELSTAFGLSLEMGARLEDVAGTIHAHPTLGEAVQEAALRALGHALHL
- a CDS encoding Lrp/AsnC family transcriptional regulator, which gives rise to MRKLDRTDIGILNALQENARITNADLARSVNLSPTPCFNRVKAMEELGLIRDQVTLLDADLLGLHVNVFIHVSLEKQNELALQQFEGAISDRPEVMECYLMAGDPDYLIRVLVPTIQSLERFMMDFLTKVLGVANIRSSFALKQVRYKTALPLPPDGLMV